The Lathyrus oleraceus cultivar Zhongwan6 chromosome 5, CAAS_Psat_ZW6_1.0, whole genome shotgun sequence genome includes the window cttagaaggatcaacagcaacaccacctcttgaaatcacatgaccaagaaaactcacctctcctaaccaaaattcacacttggatagtttagcaaataacttcttttctcggagaatttctaaaaccactctcaaatgctcagcatgctcttcttcagatttcgaatacaccaaaatatcatcaataaacaccaccacaaacttgtctaggtacggatggaaaatcctattcatatactccataaatactccaggcgcattagtcacaccaaaaggcattacagaatactcataatgtccataccttgttctgaaagcagtcttctgaatatcctcggttttcacacggatctgatgatacccagatctcaaatttattttgctgaacacacttgcaccaaccaactgatccatcaaatcatcaatcctcggcaaaggataccgattcttgatcgtcactttattcagttgcctgtagtccacacacaacctcatagtaccttctttcttcttaaccaatagcactggtgcaccccacggtgacacactcggacgaataaatttcttatccaacagatcttccaactgactcttcaattcagttaactcaacagcagacatacggtacggagccatcgatatcggtctagtaccaggtaccaaatcaatcgagaactccccttcacgctctggcggtaattcattcacctcttccggaaacacatcaggaaaatcacacaccacggctagatcgccaatcaccagtttatctttagcctccaaagtcgctaacagcataaacaactctgccccatcagctacttcttcattcacttgccttgctgatagaaacaaactctttccctcctcaatctcaggaaatacCACCGTCTcatcaaaacagttgatagaaactcggttaaacaccaaccagttcatacccagaataacatcaatctgcactagtggaagacacactaggtccatcccaaagtctctaccaaaaatactcaaaggacaatttaaacaaaccgaagtcgtagtcactgaacccttcgcaggagtatcaatcaccatactaccaaacatctcagatatctctaacttaagtttcacagcacaatccaaagatataaaggaatgagtcgcacttgtgtcaataatagctacaagaggaaagccattaatataacacgtacctcggataagtctgtcctcactggaggtttgagttccggtcaatgcgaacaccctccccgtctgagatttctttggcttctgacactgacttccaatatgcccttcttcgccacaattaaaacaaatcacttccttgtgcttgcaatcagctattgcatgaccagtcttaccacaatgaaaacatctctttacttcagcagtgcatacattactcttatgaccagcctgaccacatttgaagcaaactataccagcaggagcacctcccccactagctctctgagccggagcagctctttgcttcccttttccagctggagcatcatacggcttgccacgattttgatgttgcttgcctctgcggtcactgaaaatcttgtaatgagcattattgtcttcttcaaatatcctgcagctatcaaccaattcagtaaaaatgcgtatcttctgatacccaacagccttcttaatttcagagcgcagtccgttttcaaacttgatgcactttgaaaattcagcaccagcaccagtgtaatgaggataaaatttggacagctccacaaatttcgcagcataatcagtgacagacatgtttccttgcttcagctcaaggaactcaatttccttcttaccacggacatcttccggataatactttctcatgaattccctacggaatacatcccaagtaatgacttcacctgccacggtcaacctctcgtgagtctctagccaccagtcatcagcttcgactgctagcatgtgagtaccataccgaaccttctgagctggagtgcaatccataacacggaagattctctcaatctctttcaaccatcccaaggctgcatctggatcatgcttccctttaaacaccggcggattctctctttgaaaagtcgccaagctacgtgatccagcatcaccaccagcatttggcaagttctgcacagcttgtgccatcgcttgcattgcagcagccattgcagcgtcattccttccagccatttcaacttaacaatacaacacaacttaaagttagactagtaacaattacacaattgttagacagtaacgacacgacaactggccggacagaccgacctgctctgataccactaatgtaacacccttcgaaaataccccaaatatttaataacaacaacaaatatatatatatcagagtaatcatgcaccaagggtgtcacacaacatttcacaccataataactgtcatgctctttatttaatcaaaacaacatttttgcaaaattcgcagcggatagaatcaaccaaccattcaaaacatataacgttttacaggtaaaaaggttcaacaatcaacaataaacaattaaaacatcccgtcccgatgttacatctatcagagcacgacccactacgtagactacactagactccaggcactagcttctactcactcactgctcgttacctgaaaatagttgtaagggtgagttcctcaatcgatataataagcattataaatcatcatgtaatgctaagtaaatttacacgttaatcaccctaatcatatcctgcattcagtaacggcacatcaactcaaatatcatactcaataacaacgtaaaatgcaactcaataacaacataaaatgcaactcaaatgagactcgactcgtcatgcatgtggtaccattcggagtaaaactcccaacttaaaatcattgccattttagtgggcatcaaggcataagccttcaactttcaacttaaaattttgccaatccaggccaacgtggtgtgagcaaagctccgatttttgccaatccaggccaacgtggtgtgagcaaagctccgacttaatgcatatgaaatgtacatggcatacacgactttaaacttTCGACAACATAATcataatagcaacacaacaaggttttcaacataatcaacttataatcaactttggctcatcaagcctacaactcagtattttcaacaaaatcaacttataatcaactttggctcatcaagcctacaactcagtattttcaacaactttaacacaacttatcaacatatttatatcaacacttcataacataacccaacagaattactcatcaaaattaacgataataggctaatcaccaattatgttcacaacattaaaataccaatttttctgatttccaacagtgttaaccggttaacgccctgggttaaccggttaacgcaggacaaaattcattttctggcaaaacgcaacagtgttaaccggttaacgccctgggttaaccggttaacgcaggcaaaacagcacattttcacaaaatataacagtgttaaccggttaacgccctgggttaaccggttaacgcagacaaaacagcagttcctgcgctaacacaaggcagaatgcagagttctccgcattttccgccgttggaggacttccggacctccgattccaattccgtaaaaagctacattatcggaaaatcacgacacatacaattatcgattcaatttcagttttcctacaacttattcatcacaattttctcagcattctaaatcccaattagggtcaattcaacggtttatcactacccatgacatgttaatctataatacccatcaaacgacgataaaccccccttacctgagttaatccggcaaaatctctaagctccaagctcttctccaaccttcaacctttgctctctagctcttcctctttgccctttctccacttttcacctttcagccgcttctctgtttcacgtgaaaactctttaccaaactgaaaaccttttctcttattccaacttatatattttccaaaaattattattccaattaataataataataataatccaataattcaatttatttaattaaattattaaatatattattaacttaatttaaataattctcttattttatttggggtgttacaatcaCCCCTCAGCAAAACGGAGTTGTTGAACGCAAGAACATGACTCTACAAGAATCAGCTAGAGTCATGCTTCATGCTAAGCAACTACCCTACCATTTTTTGGTTGAAGCAATGAATATTGCTTGCTATATTCATAATAGAGTTACTCTAAGAACCGGTACTTTAGTTACTCTTTATGAACTATGGAAAGGAAGGAAGCCTACTGTCAAATACTTTCATGTATTTGGAAGCAAATGCTACATTTtggctgatcgtgaacaaagaagaaagatggatcccaaaagtgatgaaggaatgTTTTTGGGGTACTCTACAAACAACAAAGCCTATAGAGCTTTTAATTCCATAACCAAAGTCATGATGGAATCCATCAACATTGTAGTGGATGATAATATCACAGAAAAAAGGACtaatgttgatgaagatgtttGCACATCATTTTAGCAGATTGACACTTCTGAAAATGAGAGAGTTATTGAGTCAGACAGTGAACCAGGAGGAAATAAACCAGATAACCATCAAGTCAACAAAGGTCCCTCTATCAGAACTCAGAAAGATCATCCAACAAATCTCATTATTGGAAATCTtaataaaggggtcaccactagatctAGAGATGTGATATCAAATGCTTGCTTTGTCTCAAAGtttgaacctaaaaatgtgaagaaagccttgactgatgaattttggatcaatgttatgcaagaaGAACTAGGGCAATTTAtaagaaatgaagtatgggacTTAGTTCCTAGGCCTAAAGTAATGAATGATATTGGCACAAAATGGATCTACAAGAacaaatctgatgaaaaaggAATTGTGACCAGAAACAAGGCTAGACTTGTTGCTCAAGGATACATTCAAATTGAAGGGGTTaattttgatgagacttttgctCTTGTTGCTTGCTTTGAGTCAATACGACTACTTTTAGGAGTGGCTTGTTTGCTTAAATttaagctatttcaaatggatgtgaaaagtacattcttaaatgagtacttgaatgaagaagtctatgttgaaTAACCCAAGGGGTTCGTAGTTCCTAACTttccagatcatgtttacaaactaaggAAAGTTATATATGGATTAAAGCAAGCACCTAGGGCCTGGTATGAAAGGCTCACTGAGTTCCTTGTCAATAATGGATACAAGAAAGAAGGAACAAACAAGACATTGTTTGTTAAAGAAGAGCATGGTAAactcatgatagctcaaatattgttgatgacattgtgtttgaaGGAATGTCGAACCAGATAGTCCAACATTTTTTCAGGcagatgcaatctgaatttgaaatgagccttgttggtGAATTGACTTACTTTCTTTGGCTCCAAGTCAAACAGATGGATGGCACTATCTTTAtctctcaaagcaagtatgctaAGAATATAGTaaagaagtttggcatggaaaatgctagtcataaaaggacacctgcaCTAACCCACTTGAAATTGACTTAAGATGAAAAAGGTGTAAATATGGATCAAAGTCTATGCAGGAGTATGATTGGTAGTTTATTGTATCTTACAGCTAGCAGACCTGACATTACATTTGCTATAAGAGTATGTTTAAGATATCAGTATGAACCCAAAATGAGCCATATAACTCAGgtgaaaaggatcctgaagtACATCAATGGATCTAGTGACTATGGAATGTTGTATTCTTATAATACAAATTCCTTGCTTATAGGATACTGTGATGCAGATTGGGAAGACAATGTTGATGATAGAAATAGCACTTCTGGAGGATTTTTCttcttgggaaataatcttatatcttggttcagcaagaagcaaaATAGTGTGTCTTTATCTACAACTGAGGCTGAATATATTGCAGCAGGAAGCGGTTGCTCTCAATtaatttggatgaaacaaatgttagAGGAATACAATGTCCACCAAGATGTCATGATATTATATTGTGACAACCTAAGTGCTATCAATatatctaagaatcctattcatCACAATAGGACTAAGCATATTGatattcatcatcattttatCAGGGATCTTGTTGAAGACAAAATTGTTACTCTTGAGCATGTAACCACTGAGAAGCAACTAGCAAATATTTTCACTAAAGCTTTAGATGTAAATCAGTTTGAAAAGTTAATGGGTGAATTAGACATTTGCATGCTTGAAGAATTATAGCAATTACTAATATGGAGATATGGAAATCAAATTTTCTCTTCCCTCCATTTAATGGTGCACAAAACTCAAGGAATATCATTACAAACCTTCTGTATTTTCCCAACGGGCCATCCTAGCTACTCTATCAACATCATTCACGCTACCTCCTTTACTCTATCATCATCCTCCACGCTACCTCctttactctctctctctctctctctctctctctctctctctctctctctctctctctctctctctctctctctctctctctctctctctctctctctctctctctctctctctctctctctctatgTGTTCGGGGTGCGTTTTGGATCAGTTTTGAGGTAAAAATTCATTCGATCTAAAGGTGAATTTATTCATGGTTCGGTTCAGTTTTAGATTATTGATTAAAAGAATCGATTCAATCCGATTTAATTTCATACCGTTTAATGGataaattttaaaatattcaaattataaattatatttttttattaaaattataaaaatgcTAATAACAAATAGtataataaaaattaattattataaaataagaatGATCGTTTATAGTtcaaacaaacaaaataataaaaattaataaattaaactaaattaataaataatattaaaataaatattatcGAATAATAAATTACCACAACCTAtcatattaataaaaaaatataaattttttgAATCTATTTTAAAAAATAGATTTAAAATTGAATCCGAATTGAacaatttttataaaataaattcAAATACATTTAATAATATTCGAATTTATActattttttactttttttttatcGATTTATAATTTTTATTGGAATGAGATTAAATTTAAAACCCCTTAAATGATGGTGTAACATTATTTTTAGATAtggttattattattattattattttataaatataaCCTTTTTTAATACAATTAATTTGTCTAAAATATTTTTTGAAACCTTTCTCATTTGTATTTTCTCTGGAAAAAAATCTCTCCCTTCCCTCAACATTTCTGGGAGCTTCTGTATTAAGGCAGGTTAAGAGGGTAAGTGCTTTCAGTCACGAGTTCATGTGCTTCTGTACTAGGGATTTCAAAATTGACAGCATAGATTGTAAGTGCATCACTTCTGTTTTATAAATTCAATAATATTTCTTACTTTCTTTAAATTTTCATTCCTAGGACCAAACCGTGGATCCTCAAATTCTCAATCATTCATTATACATATGATGTTTTGTTCTTTATTTTATACCGCAAAAAATTATGGTTTTCTTCATAGTTGTAAACAAGGATTTATTTACCAGCAGAAGTTTAGTCTAGTGAACATAAAGTTGAAATGGGTGAAAGATAGAACAATGGATTCTGTTGTCACATGTCAGAGGGATCTTAAGGCTGCTGGGATCCTTGTTTCAATCATTTATTCTTCTCCGGAATGTTGTCTTCCGATATATCGTCTTTCTCGTCATCGTGGACAACTTGGACTTCCGGATGACCTTAAACTCGCCACTTTTGTCCGAAGATATCCTAATATTTTTGTTGAGTCGTCTTTTCTTGATAGCGGCGGCTCGCCTGTTCCGTGTTTCGGATTGAGTCGCGAAGCGTTGAAGCTCCGTTGCAAAGAAGTTGATATAGGTATAGAAAATCAGTTTGAACTTAGGGATAGGTTGTGCAAATTGCTTATGCTCGCAAGAGATTGGATGCTTCCACTACAGACTATTGATCAGTTGAAATGGGATTTGGGTTTACCGTATGATTATCAGGATTCTTTTATTCGGAATCACCCTGAAATATTCTCTTTTGTTCGCCTTCCCGACGACCGCGTTGGCTTGAAATTATTATTTTGGGATGATAAGCTTGCTGTATCAGAGTTGGAGAAGAATGCTTCTCTACAACAAGAAGACCAAGACATAAAAAGTGGAACTTTTAGATTTCCAATCAGTTTTACCAGAGGTTTTGGTTTGAAAAGGAAAAGCATGGAGTGGTTGAAAGAGTGGCAGAAACTCCCTTATACTTCGCCTTACACCAATGCCTCTCATTTGGATACTCGTACGGATGTATCTGAGAAGAGGGTAGTTGGAGTTTTTCATGAGCTTCTTCACCTTACACTTCATAAGCAGACGGAGCGTAAGAATGTTAGCAACTTACGCAGACCCTTGGGCTTACCGCAAAAGTTCACTAAAGCATTTGAACGACATCCTGGTATTTTTTATATTTCCAAGAAGAATGATACCCAAACAGTTGTTCTGAGGGAGGCCTACAATGGCGGGGAACTCGTGCGGAGTCACCCCCTTGTTAAAATTAGAGAGGAATTTGCAAATCTACTAAAGAAAGGACTACTTGATAGGAGTAGGGGTGTATACAAGAAAAGTATGGAGGATAAGTGGCTTGAGTGAGAATCATGAGATGGACATACTCCTCCTCAAACTGAAGATTCAACAGAAATTCCTGAACTCATAAATGATCCTATACAGACTGTTGTTAAACCTAATGGAACTGTTTCGAGCAGTGTTCGTGAGCTTCTAGAATGCCCTGTGTGCTTGAGTGCTATGTACCCTCCAATCCACCAGGTTGTTTTTCTATTTTGATAGTTCATTGTAATTTGTCAATGAACTAGTTATAGTTCAAAGCTAATTTTCCGACATGTCATGTCACTGATATATGCTGGCACGAGCTTGGAAATATTAGGTGTTTGGCATTGGAGAAGGTGGCTGCATCTTTAGAACTTCCTTGTAAATATCAAGGTTTTGGATGCATATATGAATATACCCTTATTACAGCAAGCTAAAACACGAGTCTCAATATGCTGGTTCAGAATGTGCTGTCGTGGGTGATATACGGTTCTTGGTGGCACACCTGAGAGATGATCACATAGTGGTTGCACTTTTAATCATCATTACGTCAAATCAAATCCACAAGAAGTTGAAAATGCCACTTGGATGTTAACGGTATTGTTTTGCTTAACTTTGTTCTCCCTGCATTTCATTGATTTTGTACATGCGTATGACTTCATCTGCTATATAGCACTGACACTTAATATTGAAGGCATGTTTGGTATGTGACATTCGAGTGTCTAACACAACACCATCACTTGTGTTTACGTTCACTTCTTAATTTTCCTCAAATTTTTGCCAGTGCCATCGTTTCAATGCCGTGTTCTGTGTCTACTTTGTCGGTGCTTCAGATCAGTTTATCAGAATAAAATAGTTGAAGTAAACTAATCTCCCTTGTAACTTTTTTCGGCTTTTCGTGCTAGCTTAAACAAGAAAAGTAATCATATTTTAGTAGTAGAACATTTCAAAGTTgagtgttgatatttgtaaaGTGCTCTATAACTTATAACCTTGTCTTTGTATGTGAGTTAGCTGATTTGTGGGCTCACCTTTGTTTCCAGGTTTTTAGTTGCTTCGGTCAGTATTTCTGTCTACATTTCGAAGCTTTTCAACTGGGAATGGCTCCGGTCTACATAGCATTTTTGCGGTTTATGGGCGACGACAATGACGCAAAGAACTGTACCTACAGTCTCGAGGTAGGCGGAAACGGAAGGAAAATGACATGGCAAGGGGTGCCTAGAACCATTCGGGATAGTCACTGCAAGGTTCGTGACAGTTTTGACGGTCTCATCATTCAGAGGAATTGAAACTTCGAGTAACCGGAAGGATTTGGAAAGAACAATGATGGTAGTTTTGCTGGATTCATGTAGCAATTATATGATATAACAAAATATTCTATTCTATCATTATATTATCAGAATAGTTTGTAGTGCACCTATCACTTGTTAGTGTGTGTTTGTGTGTTCAATATTCTTCTTTTTTTGTCTGAATCTATGGAGCAATTACTTCACTCACACTTCATAATACCAATTGGAACTTGGGATATAGTTGTATCTGATTTTTTGCTTGCATTACACAGGAAGAGGGTCCAAAAACATTCAAACATTAAATCGGTAGTAAACACCTATTTGCTTCTTGAAATTATAGGAATGTATCAACTTAGTTTCATATATTAACAATACTCTAGCATAATCAATGAAGTTGTATAATATCAATTAGGCTCATCTCTTTGTTGAATAATGTATATTTACTTGATAATAGATTAAAATAGAGGAGCTCCTCCACCTTGACCAACTATACCAAGCTATTCCTCAAAGTTGTGGTCCTCTTAAAGAGTGTTTCATGGTATGTCACGAGGAATGAGTGACACAAATCACATTTCACACTTCAGAGAAGTGACATAAGTGGTATGTGCTAAACTTTACACTCCTAACAAATGACATAACTTTTGAGTTGTATGTGCTCAACTCTACTTTGGTAAGGATTAACTGTGTGGATCTTATTGGGAAAATCTAATAGATTTAAACATCCAAAGAGACGGCCGTTTGTACATCCCATGGGATGCTAGCGCACctaattaaaaaacaaaaaatacCACTGAATTTTGAAAATGCATCTCCAGATGCATCGATAATACACAACCTCAGCATTTCGTAAGTGACTCCGTTTTGTACAAAATTAGTTTGAATATGCATTTTCATAACAATGTTTGGGTGATTCCGTAAGGCACTTCCGTAATAACTATGATTTCAAAAGTCAATGAGTTTTACTGACATGTATCTCTAGAATAGGTCTTGTTTTGTCAAACTAGAAACAATTACAAAATTTTAGAAGAACAACATAAATTAACATCAAAATACGTAACATTACATACATAATCGTTGACATAAATTTAACATTACATTTCATTAGGAACGAATGGTTTAGAACATTTCAACATCTTTAGAATATGTTAAAGTCAGTCTTGCAATCGTCATATCCACTTCAATCTGACCCTTTGTTGCGTAACGGTAAAATACTCTCCACATAACGTTTAAATCTTCAATCGTCTTCAACTCAAATTTGCTGAATTTTATCTTCCATTCGTCGTCAATCGAGAGTGAGCAATACTTAAATTTGACAACTCTTCGATTGTCTGGATATCGCAGGAGATTATCCAACTTGGATTTCAGATCGATGAGAAGTGTGTCCTCGATGACCCTAAATTGAAGTGGGGGCTTTGTGCCATTGAAATACGCAAATGCAAGATGACAATATTTCTTTATTTGGTGTGGTGTGTTTTTGTAAACAACATGAGATGAGA containing:
- the LOC127085800 gene encoding protein WHAT'S THIS FACTOR 9, mitochondrial, whose product is MMFCSLFYTAKNYGFLHSCKQGFIYQQKFSLVNIKLKWVKDRTMDSVVTCQRDLKAAGILVSIIYSSPECCLPIYRLSRHRGQLGLPDDLKLATFVRRYPNIFVESSFLDSGGSPVPCFGLSREALKLRCKEVDIGIENQFELRDRLCKLLMLARDWMLPLQTIDQLKWDLGLPYDYQDSFIRNHPEIFSFVRLPDDRVGLKLLFWDDKLAVSELEKNASLQQEDQDIKSGTFRFPISFTRGFGLKRKSMEWLKEWQKLPYTSPYTNASHLDTRTDVSEKRVVGVFHELLHLTLHKQTERKNVSNLRRPLGLPQKFTKAFERHPGIFYISKKNDTQTVVLREAYNGGELVRSHPLVKIREEFANLLKKGLLDRSRGVYKKSMEDKWLE